The Symphalangus syndactylus isolate Jambi chromosome 8, NHGRI_mSymSyn1-v2.1_pri, whole genome shotgun sequence genome includes a window with the following:
- the PJVK gene encoding pejvakin isoform X1, whose amino-acid sequence MAFAWDAAPLSFVKQVGDGGRLVPVPSLSEADRYQPLSLVVKKKRCFLFPRYKFTSTPFTLKDILLGDREISAGISSYQLLNYEDESDVSLYGRRGNHIVNDVGINVAGSDSIAVKASFGIVTKHEVEVSTLLKEITTRKINFDHSLIRQSRSSRKAVLCVVMESIRTTRQCSLSVHAGIRGEAMRFHFMDEQNPKGRDKAIVFPAHTTIAFSVFELFIYLDGAFDLCVTSVSKGGFEREETATFALLYRLRNILFERNRRVMDVISRSQLYLDDLFSDYYDKPLSMTDISLREGTHIRVNLLNHNIPKGPCILCGMGNFKRETVYGCFQCSVDGQKYVRLHAVPCFDIWHKRMK is encoded by the exons AGCTTTGTCAAGCAAGTTGGAGATGGAGGGAGATTAGTTCCTGTTCCAAGCCTCAGTGAAGCTGACAGATATCAACCTCTAAGTCTGGTGGTAAAAAAGAAGCGATGCTTTCTGTTTCCTAGATATAAATTTACTTCAACACCTTTTACACTGAAAGATATTCTCCTAGGAGACAGAGAAATTTCAGCTG GTATTTCATCTTATCAATTACTGAATTATGAAGATGAATCAGATGTTTCACTCTATGGAAGGCGAGGTAACCATATTGTAAATGACGTTGGGATTAATGTTGCTGGATCAGATTCCATTGCAGTGAAAGCTTCGTTTGGTATAGTAACCAAACATGAAGTGGAAGTATCAACATTACTCAAAGAAATTACTACACG aaaaattaactttGACCACAGCTTGATACGTCAGTCAAGGAGCAGCAGAAAGGCAGTATTGTGTGTGGTCATGGAGAGCATCCGAACCACACGACAGTGCTCACTGTCTGTGCATGCTGGAATTCGAGGGGAAGCAATGCGG tTTCACTTTATGGATGAACAGAATCCCAAGGGAAGGGACAAAGCTATTGTTTTCCCAGCACATACAACCATAGCTTTCAGTGTTTTTGAACTCTTCATATACCTGGATGGTGCCTTTG accttTGTGTCACTTCAGTGTCAAAAGGAGGATTTGAAAGGGAAGAAACGGCAACATTTGCACTGCTGTACAGGTTGAGAAATATCCTATTTGAAAGAA ATAGAAGAGTGATGGATGTCATTTCTCGTTCACAGCTTTACTTGGATGATCTTTTTTCTGACTACTATGACAAACCTCTCAGCATGACTGATATTTCACTCAGAGAAGGGACCCATATCCGAGTTAACTTACTTAATCACAACATTCCCAAAGGGCCTTGCATACTCTGTGGAATGGGGAACTTCAAAAGGGAGACAGTTTATGGGTGCTTTCAGTGTTCTGTTGATGGTCAGAAGTATGTGAGACTTCATGCAGTTCCTTGTTTTGATATTTGGCACAAgaggatgaaataa
- the PJVK gene encoding pejvakin isoform X3: protein MERWSFVKQVGDGGRLVPVPSLSEADRYQPLSLVVKKKRCFLFPRYKFTSTPFTLKDILLGDREISAGISSYQLLNYEDESDVSLYGRRGNHIVNDVGINVAGSDSIAVKASFGIVTKHEVEVSTLLKEITTRKINFDHSLIRQSRSSRKAVLCVVMESIRTTRQCSLSVHAGIRGEAMRFHFMDEQNPKGRDKAIVFPAHTTIAFSVFELFIYLDGAFDLCVTSVSKGGFEREETATFALLYRLRNILFERNRRVMDVISRSQLYLDDLFSDYYDKPLSMTDISLREGTHIRVNLLNHNIPKGPCILCGMGNFKRETVYGCFQCSVDGQKYVRLHAVPCFDIWHKRMK from the exons AGCTTTGTCAAGCAAGTTGGAGATGGAGGGAGATTAGTTCCTGTTCCAAGCCTCAGTGAAGCTGACAGATATCAACCTCTAAGTCTGGTGGTAAAAAAGAAGCGATGCTTTCTGTTTCCTAGATATAAATTTACTTCAACACCTTTTACACTGAAAGATATTCTCCTAGGAGACAGAGAAATTTCAGCTG GTATTTCATCTTATCAATTACTGAATTATGAAGATGAATCAGATGTTTCACTCTATGGAAGGCGAGGTAACCATATTGTAAATGACGTTGGGATTAATGTTGCTGGATCAGATTCCATTGCAGTGAAAGCTTCGTTTGGTATAGTAACCAAACATGAAGTGGAAGTATCAACATTACTCAAAGAAATTACTACACG aaaaattaactttGACCACAGCTTGATACGTCAGTCAAGGAGCAGCAGAAAGGCAGTATTGTGTGTGGTCATGGAGAGCATCCGAACCACACGACAGTGCTCACTGTCTGTGCATGCTGGAATTCGAGGGGAAGCAATGCGG tTTCACTTTATGGATGAACAGAATCCCAAGGGAAGGGACAAAGCTATTGTTTTCCCAGCACATACAACCATAGCTTTCAGTGTTTTTGAACTCTTCATATACCTGGATGGTGCCTTTG accttTGTGTCACTTCAGTGTCAAAAGGAGGATTTGAAAGGGAAGAAACGGCAACATTTGCACTGCTGTACAGGTTGAGAAATATCCTATTTGAAAGAA ATAGAAGAGTGATGGATGTCATTTCTCGTTCACAGCTTTACTTGGATGATCTTTTTTCTGACTACTATGACAAACCTCTCAGCATGACTGATATTTCACTCAGAGAAGGGACCCATATCCGAGTTAACTTACTTAATCACAACATTCCCAAAGGGCCTTGCATACTCTGTGGAATGGGGAACTTCAAAAGGGAGACAGTTTATGGGTGCTTTCAGTGTTCTGTTGATGGTCAGAAGTATGTGAGACTTCATGCAGTTCCTTGTTTTGATATTTGGCACAAgaggatgaaataa
- the PJVK gene encoding pejvakin isoform X4, translating into MSCRFSRDLLGISSYQLLNYEDESDVSLYGRRGNHIVNDVGINVAGSDSIAVKASFGIVTKHEVEVSTLLKEITTRKINFDHSLIRQSRSSRKAVLCVVMESIRTTRQCSLSVHAGIRGEAMRFHFMDEQNPKGRDKAIVFPAHTTIAFSVFELFIYLDGAFDLCVTSVSKGGFEREETATFALLYRLRNILFERNRRVMDVISRSQLYLDDLFSDYYDKPLSMTDISLREGTHIRVNLLNHNIPKGPCILCGMGNFKRETVYGCFQCSVDGQKYVRLHAVPCFDIWHKRMK; encoded by the exons GTATTTCATCTTATCAATTACTGAATTATGAAGATGAATCAGATGTTTCACTCTATGGAAGGCGAGGTAACCATATTGTAAATGACGTTGGGATTAATGTTGCTGGATCAGATTCCATTGCAGTGAAAGCTTCGTTTGGTATAGTAACCAAACATGAAGTGGAAGTATCAACATTACTCAAAGAAATTACTACACG aaaaattaactttGACCACAGCTTGATACGTCAGTCAAGGAGCAGCAGAAAGGCAGTATTGTGTGTGGTCATGGAGAGCATCCGAACCACACGACAGTGCTCACTGTCTGTGCATGCTGGAATTCGAGGGGAAGCAATGCGG tTTCACTTTATGGATGAACAGAATCCCAAGGGAAGGGACAAAGCTATTGTTTTCCCAGCACATACAACCATAGCTTTCAGTGTTTTTGAACTCTTCATATACCTGGATGGTGCCTTTG accttTGTGTCACTTCAGTGTCAAAAGGAGGATTTGAAAGGGAAGAAACGGCAACATTTGCACTGCTGTACAGGTTGAGAAATATCCTATTTGAAAGAA ATAGAAGAGTGATGGATGTCATTTCTCGTTCACAGCTTTACTTGGATGATCTTTTTTCTGACTACTATGACAAACCTCTCAGCATGACTGATATTTCACTCAGAGAAGGGACCCATATCCGAGTTAACTTACTTAATCACAACATTCCCAAAGGGCCTTGCATACTCTGTGGAATGGGGAACTTCAAAAGGGAGACAGTTTATGGGTGCTTTCAGTGTTCTGTTGATGGTCAGAAGTATGTGAGACTTCATGCAGTTCCTTGTTTTGATATTTGGCACAAgaggatgaaataa